The window ATAGTCAGGCAGAAGGCCATCGTCTGTCGCGGAACGACGTGCTTCAAGGCCGGAAAGGGCGACGTTGCGAAGTTCTCGTGGGCATCGGACAAGCGGAAACTCGAGGTGAACCAGCTAAAGCTGGCGGAAGAGAGGGGTGTGAAGCGGGTGGCGAGAGTAGTGGCTCATCGTCGCATCACTACCATTGCAGACATGCGTGAGGGACTGCAGTTTCTAGAACGACACCGGTTCCAGAATAAAGACGTTCCCCTGGACGATCCGCCGTTGGGTACAGCAAGCGTAAAGACATCTAGCAACAAACGCGAATCATCTTCCGATTATACGTCTGACGCGTCCGGGTCCAAGAGGCGGCGCTCCAACCGACAAAAGTCTAAGCTGGCTACGAAATTCAACGAGCAGTTGTCTATCACGAAGACAAAGCCGAGTTTGTATATGTGTGGTGAGGATCTATAGGAGAACAGGATTTATtcctgcctcgtcgtctcaCCAGCCGGCCGTATTATCAGCGATTACGAGACGGTGGAGGAACTGCTGGAGACAATGCGAGATGCCATCAAGGTATACCAATCCCTTTACATAGCTGGTAAAATTCTGCACCGGGATATTTCTTCAAACAACATCATTATTACGGATCCCAAGGTAGCGGATGGCTTCAAGGGTATGCTCATCGACCTTGACCTGGCCAAAGTAAGAGACAGTAGTCCAAGCGGAGCGCGGCACCAGACAGGCACGCTGCAATTTATGGCAGTCGAGGTGCTGCGCAAGGCCGATCATACCTATCGCTACGATCTTAAGTCGTTCTTTTACGTACTGCTTTGGATGTATGTGCGTCAATCATGGAACAATGGATTTGCTAGTAAACGGATGCCGCCCAAGGACAGCTATTGAGGAAATGGGAGATGGGAAGTTTTAAGGACATTGCCAGGATCAAAGCGGGTGACATGACGGTCGATGGGCTTGAAGAGATTATGGGTGAATTTGCTGACGCgctcgatgccgtcaagCCGCTCTGCCTGAGGATTAGGAAGATCCTCTTCCCCTTAGACAAAGATGAAAGGATGAGCTTTGGAACCCCTGCAGGAGACCCAAACCAACTTTATGAGCACATTATAGCAGCGTTTGATGAGGCTATTCGAGATGGGTAAGAAGAAGTTGTTGTCTGGCAAATGCAAATTGACTGCTCAGAATTTAGCGAACCCATTCCGTAGTAGATGCTGGGTCTCACTCGATTCTACCTTCCGCCTGTCTTAGATGGGATGTATCGTGCCGTGGGATGAAGTTGGCAAATTCAACCA of the Drechmeria coniospora strain ARSEF 6962 chromosome 01, whole genome shotgun sequence genome contains:
- a CDS encoding serine/threonine-protein kinase Sgk2; this encodes MLKGVMAVHNGKKWTGFPATPDEKPVWDWPRSLQERAFSNAPYKLHTTKTANQFKERKGQMDLFFQTPATRASATFKYKQVLVVGEQKKSYDTGRFKADLLQLTRYVRGVFTDQPTRRFVHGFTLCASTMELWVFDRSGSYSSGPFDIHDEPDKLAHAIVGYATMDDDAMGLDTFIERKSGYRYATLDNASGNESRTRLGAPIVRQKAIVCRGTTCFKAGKGDVAKFSWASDKRKLEVNQLKLAEERGVKRVARVVAHRRITTIADMREGLQFLERHRFQNKDVPLDDPPLGTASVKTSSNKRESSSDYTSDASGSKRRRSNRQKSKLATKFNEQLSITKTKPTGRIISDYETVEELLETMRDAIKVYQSLYIAGKILHRDISSNNIIITDPKVADGFKGMLIDLDLAKVRDSSPSGARHQTGTLQFMAVEVLRKADHTYRYDLKSFFYVLLWMYLLRKWEMGSFKDIARIKAGDMTVDGLEEIMGEFADALDAVKPLCLRIRKILFPLDKDERMSFGTPAGDPNQLYEHIIAAFDEAIRDG